A window from Peromyscus eremicus unplaced genomic scaffold, PerEre_H2_v1 PerEre#2#unplaced_537, whole genome shotgun sequence encodes these proteins:
- the LOC131901862 gene encoding LOW QUALITY PROTEIN: 5-formyltetrahydrofolate cyclo-ligase-like (The sequence of the model RefSeq protein was modified relative to this genomic sequence to represent the inferred CDS: inserted 2 bases in 2 codons), which produces MTYAHLARSALLMPLQPRTCTTLSYHAGKAKDAPAFCPSLPQDWGRLRCLRGRCTSAALQRPRPLRPSPATEGDGRGLGGPCHLTVAVAVSSALPSLWAELKQRLRAXSAEERLRQSXLLTPKVIAHKISIFLSMQDEIDMGEIIKDTFRQGKICFIPRYRFQSNPMDMVRLASPKEISSLPKTSWNIHQPGEGDVQEEASSMGLQHNNPAGK; this is translated from the exons ATGACATACGCGCATCTGGCTCGCTCTGCCCTTCTGATGCCTCTTCAGCCCCGCACTTGCACAACGTTAAG CTACCATGCAGGAAAGGCCAAGGACGCCCCAGCATTCTGCCCTTCGCTGCCACAAGACTGGGGCCGGCTCCGATGCCTAAGAGGCCGGTGCACTTCCGCTGCTCTACAGAGGCCACGCCCCCTCCGCCCCTCGCCCGCGACAGAAGGTGATGGGCGTGGCCTGGGCGGTCCTTGCCACTTGACGGTAGCGGTCGCAGTAAGCAGCGCCCTGCCTAGCCTGTGGGCGGAGCTGAAGCAGCGTTTGCGGG GAAGTGCAGAGGAGCGGCTGCGCCAGT CACTCCTCACTCCGAAG GTGATTGCCCACAAAATTTCCATCTTTTTGAGCATGCAAGATGAAATTGACATGGGAGAGATCATCAAGGACACTTTCAGACAAGGCAAAATCTGCTTCATCCCTCGGTACCGATTCCAGAGCAATCCCATGGACATGGTGAGGTTAGCGTCACCTAAAGAGATCTCTTCACTTCCCAAAACATCCTGGAATATTCATCAGCCTGGTGAGGGAGATGTTCAGGAGGAGGCCTCATCCATGG GTTTACAACATAATAACCCAGCTGGTAAATGA